Below is a genomic region from Pyrococcus kukulkanii.
TGCATGGCCGAGAAGTTCTTGGATTATCCTTATATCCACCCCACTCTCAAGCATATGGGTTGCGAAACTATGCCTTAGTTGGTGAGGGGTTAACTTTATCCCCGCTTTCTCCCCGTACATCTTAACTATTCGCCACACCGTTTTTGGAGACAGCCTATCTTTCTTTTTCCTTCTTTTCTCTACGAAGAGATAAGGACTATCATCTTTTCTAGCGTTGATGTATCTCCTAATTTCCTCAAGTAGATCTTTAGGTAAGGGTATTACCCTATCTTTTCCTCCTTTTCCACCCCTTACTCTAAGAAGGCCATTCTCAAAATCTACATCCTCTTTTCTCAAGTTGCAAAGCTCCGATATTCTCAAACCAGCCCCATACATCAGGAGGATCATTAGCCTGTCCCTCGGGCTTTCAATAACGCTTATGAGCTTCCTAACTTCCTCTCGGGTTAAACTTTTTGGTAATGTTTTGGGAATTTTTGGGTTCTTTAACCTTTCAGCTTCATAGTTGAGTCCTTCAAATCGGAAATACGCCTTTAATGCTTGTACCACTAAATTTAGGCTCCTCATAGAGTACCCCTTTCTTCTAAGCTTGGCCAAGAATTTTAAAGCGTCTCGAGCCGTCGGAGAGTATCCTTCCTCTAAAAATTTTGAAACAAAGTAAGTGTACATCCTTATGGTGTTTAGACTTTTTCCTTCAAGCTCTAAGTATGTTGCAAATTCCTCAATGTCACTCAACTTTCTCTCCCTCAGTCTCTATGACTTCAATTTCTTCTTCAACTTTCTCTCCTCCTTCAACAACCTCAATTTCCCTTTCTTCTCTTTCTTCCTTTTCAGTTAACTTAAGGGCTAGATATACTGTCCTCAGAAGCTCCTCCAATAACTTTTCATCCTCCGCGTAAACGAACCCTTGGCCAACTATTACTTTCCCTGAAAAGCCAAGATTTTTTACTGCTTTATCGAAGAGCTCCTCGCTTGGTAGTTCAATTCCTGGGAATAACTCTTCCCATTTTTCTTTTAAGCTATAAACTTTTGCTCTCTTTTTAACTATATCCATTAGCCTTGAATTTTCTGCTTCGGCTCTCTTTAATTCTTCTTGGGCTTCTTGGTACTTCTTCTCGAGCTCTTCTATCTTCTTTTTTAGCTCTTCATTTTCTTTTTCCAATTCTTCAAACTTCCCCTTTAGGTCAAGATAATCTCTTCTGAGCTCCATATATTCTGGGAGTCTTTGTAGGGTCTTGAGTCCTGCCCTAACAAGGGCGTTCTTTAATTCCTTTCTTACAAGCTCTACATCTATATGCTCTAAGTCGTGCCCCAGGGGCAATTTCATTCTCTCTATATGCCCCACCATCTCACTTAACTCATTGAATAATCTCTCTGCCAACTCCCTACCTACCCTGTCTGCATCAGTTGCTATGATTAAGAGGTCAGCACCGGCGGCAGCACTCTTCGCTATCTCTATGTTTGTTGTCGGTATAATAGAAGATATTGTTATGTTATACTCACTTCCAAGTGCTAGACCTTGGAGGGCCTTACTAACTACTTCAACATCACTTGCTCCTTCCACGAGAATTCTAACGTCAACAATTGTCATTCCTACCACCTCCGGTTTTCCCGGTTGGTTTACTCTTGGCAACCCGTTAATTAAACCTTGTCCTTAAATAACCCAGAGGAATAATTCAAAGCCATTATATATGCCGAAAATTATATAAGTTTAGTTGGGCTTGGGTTGGTGAGGTGACGATCATGGCGAGGAACATCGTTGTCGAGGAAATTGTAAGGACACCAGTTGAAATGCAGAAGGTTGAGCTAGTGGAGAGAAAGGGAATTGGTCATCCGGATAGCATAGCTGATGGAATTGCCGAGGCCGTAAGCAGAGCGCTTTGTAGGGAGTACATAAAGAGGTACGGGGTTATTCTTCATCACAACACCGATCAGGTAGAGGTAGTTGGTGGAAGGGCCTACCCAAAGTTCGGTGGTGGGGAGGTAGTTAAGCCCATCTATATCCTACTATCCGGAAGGGCAGTTGAGCTTGTTGATCAGGAGCTCTTCCCGGTTCATGAGGTTGCCATAAGGGCGGCAAAGGAGTACCTAAAGAAGAATATAAGACACCTCGACGTCGAGAATCACGTTGTGATAGATTCAAGGATCGGTCAGGGAAGCGTTGACCTTGTAAGCGTGTTCAATAAGGCCAAGGAAAACCCAATACCACTTGCAAACGACACATCATTTGGAGTTGGTTTTGCCCCCTTAACGGAGACAGAAAGGCTCGTTCTTGAAACTGAGAGGTTACTGAATAGTGAAAAATTTAAGAAAGAGTATCCTGCGGTTGGAGAAGATATAAAAGTCATGGGGCTCAGGAAGGGGGATGAAATCGACCTGACAATTGCTGCCGCAATAGTTGACAGTGAAGTTGCTAATCCAAAAGAGTACATGGAGGTAAAGGACAAGATCAAGGAGACCGTTGAAGAGCTGGCTAAAGACATAACGTCAAGGAAAGTCAACATATATGTTAACACGGCTGATGATCCTAAGAAGGACATCTATTACATCACCGTTACCGGAACGTCGGCTGAGGCAGGTGACGATGGATCTGTGGGAAGGGGCAACAGAGTTAACGGCCTTATAACTCCAAACAGGCACATGAGCATGGAGGCCGCTGCCGGTAAAAATCCTGTTTCGCACGTTGGGAAGATATACAACATTCTTGCAATGTTTATAGCTAACGATATAGCGAAGGCCCTTCCAGTTGAGGAGGTTTACGTGAGGATACTCAGCCAGATAGGTAAGCCGATTGACCAGCCCCTAGTTGCCAGCATTCAGGTTATTCCAAAGCAGGGTCACACTGTCAAGGAGTTCGAGAAGGATGCCTATGCAATAGCTGATGAATGGTTGGCAAACATAACAAAGATCCAGAAAATGATACTTGAAGATAAGATTACAGTGTTCTAGATTATTTCCAGTTCTTTTAATTCTCTTTTCAATACTGCAAGTTGGTGGTCATCTAAAGTCTTTTCTCCTACAAAGGTTATTAATATGGATCCTTTCGTTATCATATAATCCCTTGCACTTGATAAAAACTTCATCACGCTTTCAAAGCCGTTCTCTAAGATTAGGTATTCCAATCCATCAAGGATGAATGCCGTATTTCCGTTAGCATGGGTTACCATTGTGTGAAGTAGCTTTGGAAGGTTTGTTGGGTATATAGTATTTTCTCCTTCAGTCTTTGTCAGCCAGATATAAGGTATTCCAAGCTTTTCATAGTCTTGGGGTCTTCTTGTTATTGCTAACATGCTTTTTCCCTTCAGGAACTTTACAACATCTTCTAGAGGGACGTTTGAGGAAATTAGATATGCCCCAGGAGAAAGTTTGGAACTTCCCATGTCAATTGGGACCTGCATAGGAGTTACTTTCGGCATTTTCTTCTCAAAGACCTGATAGAGATAATAAGTTACGAGACTTGCACCTAGGATTATGAAGACATCGTCTGCAGTTTTTGATACCTTTATTGCCTTAACTGACGTTGTCAGCCTCGGTACAAATTCATTAGCAAAATTGACTAAGAACCCAATCCAAATTAAAACTAAACCCCACATGAGAATGTCCCCAAGTTTTCCAATGGAGTAGGGGAGAGCCTTTCTATGTTTTATCATCAAATAGAGCCACAGGCTTGAAATAATGACTGCCCCAAATTCGGTCAATATCTTAAGGAGGTCCAGGGCATCGACCATTATATCACGCTCATTAAATACTATTTAGGAATTTTCCCCTATAATACCTTTCCCCTTTAAGAACTCTTCGATATCTTTGACTTCTTGAGGTGTGAGCTGGTAAACTCTCTTATTTGAGTAAGGTACCTTAATATTCTTCAGCACCCTCTTGTCCATACCTAAGATATAAGCGGACTCTCGTAAGGCTTTTCCAACGAGTTTTCTTTTATGCTGGAATAATGCATTTACAAGCCCTTCATGGAGGTATATCCTCTCATTCTTAGGCTTAAGTTTCAGTAAAACAAGTGCAGAATCAACTTTCGGCCTTGGATAGAAAGCCCCCTTTCCAATTTTCATAACTATCTTAACATCGGCTAATGCTTGGATCATTAAAGATAGCCTTGAATAGTTTCTACTTCCTGGCTTTGCTATCATTCTTTGGGCAAACTCTAGCTGGTACATTAAAACGGCTCTCTCAAATTCAGTCTTTAGTAGTTTAAAGGTAAATGGGGAGGATATTTGGTACGGTAAATTTGATATGACTTTGTTAAACTCGGGCCATTCGATCTTTACAGCGTCTCCTTGGATAATCTCAACGTTTTTCCAGTTGTACTCTTTCTTTAGTATCTCTATTATCCTCTTGTCAACTTCAATCGCGTAAACTTTTCTAGCCCTTTTGGCAAGCTCATCAGTTAAAAAACCTAGCCCAGGGCCAACCTCTAGGATTATATCTCTCTCACTAACTTTCCCAACTTCAATAGCTTTCTCTATGATATCGGGAACGATCAAGAAATTCTGTCCTAGGGAATCTTTCACCCTTAAATTGTATTTTGAAAGAAGGGAAAAGAGCCTATCCTTAAGCATTCTAATCCCTGAATATTCTGTGCTGGCCAACGAATATTCTGTATTTATCTTTTCCTTGCAATTCTTCGAGTATCCTCTTCGCTATCATCTTTACAGGATCGGGCAGACCTTTGACCCTCTTCTTTAGGTCCTCAAAGCTCTCAAAGGGTTTCTTCTCCCTCTCCTCAATGATGTCCCACATGTGCTTTTTCCCAATTCCCGGGAGTAGCTCAAGGCTGTGGAGCCTATTGGTAATTGGAGGAGCAACGTTAAAGAATTTTATGAATCTCTCCTCATTATTCTTAACGATCTCCTCAATTACATACGGTAATTCGGCCTTTGCTGTATCCGTCAGCTCCTCATAACTTAACTTCTTATTTATAATCGCTATCTTATCTCTGTTCCCCTTTCCGATAAAGACCCTCTCGTACAGCATTAGATCCTCCTTTGGGGTTACCTCGAGCAGAGTAAATGCCTTCTCCCCTATTACCTGGGCAACGGGCTTCCCGAGGTAGTGTCCCGTTCTTAGATCAGGATAACCGTTTGGGAGGTAATCTAATACGTACGCATATTCTTCATATTCAACGTTCTTCTTTTTGCGAATGCTCTGATGATAGGGATGCCTGCGATAGTAATCCATAGTCAACCCCCCAGGAATCTATGAATGCAGAGTTTTAATACTTTTGTTCGCTATCCCGAATTGTTTAAATATCTTTGAGCACACTTAGATACAGATTTTAAGGAGGTGAAGGAGATGGTTGATTGGGAACTCATGCAACGGATAATTGAAACACCAGGAGTTTCTGGATATGAGCACCTTGGAATAAGGGATCTCGTCGTTGATCTCCTCAAGGAAGTTGCTGATGAAGTCAAAGTTGATAGACTTGGAAACGTTATAGCCCACTTCAAAGGTTCGTCCCCTAAGGTTATGGTAGCCGCCCACATGGACAAGATAGGTCTAATGGTCAATCACATCGACAAAGAGGGCTACCTACACGTCGTTCCGATAGGTGGTGTTCTCCCAGAAACCCTAATTGCGCAAAGGATTAGGTTCTTCACTGACAAGGGGGAGAGATATGGAGTCGTTGGAGTTCTCCCGCCTCACCTTAGGAGAGGCCAGCAGGATAAGGGCGGGAAGGTCGACTGGGATCAGATAGTAGTTGACGTTGGGGCATCGAGCAAGGAAGAAGCTGAGGAGATGGGCTTTAGGATTGGAACGGTTGGAGAATTCGCTCCAAACTTCACGAGGCTCAGCGAGCACAGGTTCGCAACTCCATACCTTGACGACAGGATATGCCTCTATGCGATGATAGAAGCTGCTAGGCAACTTAACGAGCATGAAGCCGATATATACATAGTGGCCTCAGTCCAAGAGGAAGTGGGCCTTAGGGGAGCAAGGGTTGCAAGCTTTGCAATTGATCCGGAGGTTGGAATAGCAATGGATGTTACTTTCGCAAAGCAACCTCACGACAAGGGCAAGATAGTCCCAGAGCTTAGCAAAGGTCCGGTTATGGATGTTGGTCCTAACATAAACCCGAAGCTAAG
It encodes:
- the xerA gene encoding site-specific tyrosine recombinase/integron integrase, whose amino-acid sequence is MYTYFVSKFLEEGYSPTARDALKFLAKLRRKGYSMRSLNLVVQALKAYFRFEGLNYEAERLKNPKIPKTLPKSLTREEVRKLISVIESPRDRLMILLMYGAGLRISELCNLRKEDVDFENGLLRVRGGKGGKDRVIPLPKDLLEEIRRYINARKDDSPYLFVEKRRKKKDRLSPKTVWRIVKMYGEKAGIKLTPHQLRHSFATHMLESGVDIRIIQELLGHANLSTTQIYTKVTAKHLREAVERAKLIENLREV
- a CDS encoding toprim domain-containing protein, encoding MTIVDVRILVEGASDVEVVSKALQGLALGSEYNITISSIIPTTNIEIAKSAAAGADLLIIATDADRVGRELAERLFNELSEMVGHIERMKLPLGHDLEHIDVELVRKELKNALVRAGLKTLQRLPEYMELRRDYLDLKGKFEELEKENEELKKKIEELEKKYQEAQEELKRAEAENSRLMDIVKKRAKVYSLKEKWEELFPGIELPSEELFDKAVKNLGFSGKVIVGQGFVYAEDEKLLEELLRTVYLALKLTEKEEREEREIEVVEGGEKVEEEIEVIETEGEKVE
- a CDS encoding methionine adenosyltransferase; the encoded protein is MARNIVVEEIVRTPVEMQKVELVERKGIGHPDSIADGIAEAVSRALCREYIKRYGVILHHNTDQVEVVGGRAYPKFGGGEVVKPIYILLSGRAVELVDQELFPVHEVAIRAAKEYLKKNIRHLDVENHVVIDSRIGQGSVDLVSVFNKAKENPIPLANDTSFGVGFAPLTETERLVLETERLLNSEKFKKEYPAVGEDIKVMGLRKGDEIDLTIAAAIVDSEVANPKEYMEVKDKIKETVEELAKDITSRKVNIYVNTADDPKKDIYYITVTGTSAEAGDDGSVGRGNRVNGLITPNRHMSMEAAAGKNPVSHVGKIYNILAMFIANDIAKALPVEEVYVRILSQIGKPIDQPLVASIQVIPKQGHTVKEFEKDAYAIADEWLANITKIQKMILEDKITVF
- a CDS encoding DUF835 domain-containing protein; its protein translation is MVDALDLLKILTEFGAVIISSLWLYLMIKHRKALPYSIGKLGDILMWGLVLIWIGFLVNFANEFVPRLTTSVKAIKVSKTADDVFIILGASLVTYYLYQVFEKKMPKVTPMQVPIDMGSSKLSPGAYLISSNVPLEDVVKFLKGKSMLAITRRPQDYEKLGIPYIWLTKTEGENTIYPTNLPKLLHTMVTHANGNTAFILDGLEYLILENGFESVMKFLSSARDYMITKGSILITFVGEKTLDDHQLAVLKRELKELEII
- the rsmA gene encoding 16S rRNA (adenine(1518)-N(6)/adenine(1519)-N(6))-dimethyltransferase RsmA, whose protein sequence is MLKDRLFSLLSKYNLRVKDSLGQNFLIVPDIIEKAIEVGKVSERDIILEVGPGLGFLTDELAKRARKVYAIEVDKRIIEILKKEYNWKNVEIIQGDAVKIEWPEFNKVISNLPYQISSPFTFKLLKTEFERAVLMYQLEFAQRMIAKPGSRNYSRLSLMIQALADVKIVMKIGKGAFYPRPKVDSALVLLKLKPKNERIYLHEGLVNALFQHKRKLVGKALRESAYILGMDKRVLKNIKVPYSNKRVYQLTPQEVKDIEEFLKGKGIIGENS
- a CDS encoding DUF655 domain-containing protein, whose amino-acid sequence is MDYYRRHPYHQSIRKKKNVEYEEYAYVLDYLPNGYPDLRTGHYLGKPVAQVIGEKAFTLLEVTPKEDLMLYERVFIGKGNRDKIAIINKKLSYEELTDTAKAELPYVIEEIVKNNEERFIKFFNVAPPITNRLHSLELLPGIGKKHMWDIIEEREKKPFESFEDLKKRVKGLPDPVKMIAKRILEELQGKDKYRIFVGQHRIFRD
- a CDS encoding lysyl aminopeptidase; this encodes MVDWELMQRIIETPGVSGYEHLGIRDLVVDLLKEVADEVKVDRLGNVIAHFKGSSPKVMVAAHMDKIGLMVNHIDKEGYLHVVPIGGVLPETLIAQRIRFFTDKGERYGVVGVLPPHLRRGQQDKGGKVDWDQIVVDVGASSKEEAEEMGFRIGTVGEFAPNFTRLSEHRFATPYLDDRICLYAMIEAARQLNEHEADIYIVASVQEEVGLRGARVASFAIDPEVGIAMDVTFAKQPHDKGKIVPELSKGPVMDVGPNINPKLRAFADEVAKKYNIPLQVEPSPRPTGTDANVMQINREGVATAVLSIPIRYMHSQVELADARDVDNTIKLAKALLEELRPMDFTP